The region GTGGTGTTGACCTCGCCCTCGAACTGCCCGCTGGAGACGACCCAGCGGATGAGGTGCTGCATCAACGTCTTCGGGACGCCGCTGTTGACGCCGTAGTGCGACATCTGGTCGCCGACGCCGTAGGTGCACCAGCCGAGGGCGAGCTCCGACAGGTCGCCGGTGCCCAGGACGATGCCGCCGCGCTGGTTGGCCGCGCGGAACAGGTAGTCGGTGCGCAGCCCGGCCTGCACGTTCTCGAAGGTGACGTCGTAGATCTCCTCGCCCCGGCCGAACGGGTGCCCGAGGTCGCGCAGCATCTGGGTCGCGGCCGGGCGGATGTCGAGCTCCTCCCACGTGGTGCCGAGCGACTCCATGAGGTGGATCGCGTTCGCCCTGGTGCCCTCGCTGGTCGCGAAGCCGGGCATGGTCAGGCAGACGATGTCGGTACGGGGGCGCTCAAGACGGTCCATCGCCTTGGCCGCGACGATCAGGGCGTGGGTGGAGTCCAGGCCGCCGCTGACGCCGATGACGATCTTCGGCTGCCAGGTGTCGGTGGTCATGGCGCGGAGCCGTTGCTCGAGACCCGACACCTGGATGTTGTAGGCCTCGTAGCAGTCCAGCGCCAGCCGCTGCGCGTCGTCGGGAACGAACGGGAAACGGTCGACCTTGCGTCGCAGGCCGATGTCGCCGCGGGGCGGGTTGAGCGTGAACTCCCTGACCCGCACAGGGTTTCCGTCGCCGGCGAGGGTCGAGGCGTGGCGGTTGTCGTCGAACGAGCCCTGCCGCATCCGCTCCTGGCGGAGCCGGTCGAGGTCGAGGTCGACCACGGTGGCCTGCGGTCCGCGGGGGAAGCGCTCGGTCTCCCCGAGGAGGTCGCCCATCTCGTAGACCATCGTCATGCCGTCCCACGAGAGATCGGTCGTGGACTCCCCGCTCGAGGCCGCGGCATACAGGTAGGCGGCGTTGCAGCGGGCGCTCGCGGACCGCGCGAGCAGGTGGCGGTCCTCGGCGCGGGAGACGGTGATGGGGGAGGCGGAGAGGTTGAGCAGGACCGTCGCGCCCTGCAGGGCGGCGCGGGCGCTGGGCGGCACCGGCACCCACATGTCCTCGCAGACCTCGGCGTGGACCGCGAGGCCGGGGAGGTCGACGGCCTCGAAGACGAGGTCGGTGCCGAACAGGATGTCGCCGTCCTCGTCGACGCCCGGCCAGTGGGGGACGTGCAGGTGCTCGTCCTGGATCTCGGCGCCCGAGGCGAACCACCGCTTCTCGTAGAACTCGCGGTAGTTGGGCAGGGCCGACTTCGGGGCGACGCCGAGCACCTCGCCGCCCTGGATCACCACGGCGCAGTTGTAGAGCCGGTTGCCGTGGCGCACGGGCGCACCCACGACGACGAGCGGACGCAGCTTCGCGGTGGCCTTCGCCAGGTCGACGATCGCGTCGTCCACCGCGTCGAGCAGGACGTCCTGGAGGAAGAGGTCGTCGATCGCGTAGCCGGACAGGCTCAGCTCGGGGAAGAGGGCGACGGCGACACCGTCGTCGTGCAGGGACCGCACCTGCTCCAGGATCGCCCGCCCGTTCGCCGCAGGGTCGGCCATCGTCACGGGGGTGGTGCAGGCCGCGACACGTGCGAAGCCCTGGTCGTACGCCGAGAAGAAGTTCACGGCGTGAGTCTAGGGACGCGGGGTGGTCCGGGTCGGTCGACCGTCGCTGTACCGCGGAAGAGTGCCGGGCGGCGCCGGGCTGGGCTTCGGGCAGGGCCCCGGCCGTGCCGTAGGCGTCGGCGACGCCACCACAGGCGTTAACTTCGCGTCAATCAGGCGAATGGGTGAATTTCTTTACCGTTCCCAGACCAAATCGGACAATCCACCTGACCCGTTCCCGTGTTTGGGTCGCAGGTGCGCGGTCCGGACCCAGGTTCGCGCGACGCAATGCCAACTTGGAGGATCTTCAGTGAAGAGACGTTATGTGAGCGTCCTCTCGGGCACGGCCGTGGCTGCGGTCGCCCTGAGTCTTGCTTCTGCCCCCGCCCAGGCGAAACCCGCCCCGGTCGTGGCACAGGAGCCCAACTACACGAACCGCCCGCACGACCTGCCCAACCCGCTCGGCGACGCCCAGCGCGACCTGCGCGAGGAGGCCGTCAAGAAGCTCATCAAGGGCGAGGCGACGACCGAGACCCGCGGCGGCGAGCGCGTCATCAAGGTCAAGGGCA is a window of Pedococcus aerophilus DNA encoding:
- a CDS encoding NAD(+) synthase, whose product is MNFFSAYDQGFARVAACTTPVTMADPAANGRAILEQVRSLHDDGVAVALFPELSLSGYAIDDLFLQDVLLDAVDDAIVDLAKATAKLRPLVVVGAPVRHGNRLYNCAVVIQGGEVLGVAPKSALPNYREFYEKRWFASGAEIQDEHLHVPHWPGVDEDGDILFGTDLVFEAVDLPGLAVHAEVCEDMWVPVPPSARAALQGATVLLNLSASPITVSRAEDRHLLARSASARCNAAYLYAAASSGESTTDLSWDGMTMVYEMGDLLGETERFPRGPQATVVDLDLDRLRQERMRQGSFDDNRHASTLAGDGNPVRVREFTLNPPRGDIGLRRKVDRFPFVPDDAQRLALDCYEAYNIQVSGLEQRLRAMTTDTWQPKIVIGVSGGLDSTHALIVAAKAMDRLERPRTDIVCLTMPGFATSEGTRANAIHLMESLGTTWEELDIRPAATQMLRDLGHPFGRGEEIYDVTFENVQAGLRTDYLFRAANQRGGIVLGTGDLSELALGWCTYGVGDQMSHYGVNSGVPKTLMQHLIRWVVSSGQFEGEVNTTLTEILDQEISPELVPTKEGQKIQSTEDSVGPYALQDFTLFHVVRRGYRPSRIAFLAWHAWHDATAGEWPAGYPESRHAAYDLATIRRWLEVFVTRFFANQFKRSALPNGPKVSQGGTMSPRGDWRMPSDARATAWLAEIERNVPKD